A stretch of the Lactuca sativa cultivar Salinas chromosome 9, Lsat_Salinas_v11, whole genome shotgun sequence genome encodes the following:
- the LOC122196159 gene encoding expansin-B15 → MAQRLIKSQRDYTLKTSLSPSEIKCSREPYCSPNPINVTITDECPGACNNVPFHFDLSGTAFGAMANPGHADNLHNLGQVDIQYRRVPCYYGKTKIAFKIDAKTNPNWFATAIEFEDGDGGLRSVEIASPGSQQFVPTKNIWGAVWEADVSPSFHGPYSFRLKSPTGKVVVTSNVVLNGFVPGQTYFSNVNF, encoded by the exons ATGGCCCAAAGATTGATTAAGTCCCAAAGGGATTACACTCTCAAAACAAGTCTAAGCCCATCTGAG ATTAAATGCAGCCGAGAGCCATACTGCTCTCCGAACCCTATTAATGTAACAATAACTGACGAGTGCCCAGGTGCATGTAACAATGTTCCATTCCATTTTGATTTAAGCGGGACTGCTTTTGGTGCAATGGCGAATCCAGGACATGCTGATAACCTCCATAATCTCGGCCAAGTTGATATTCAATATCGAA GGGTGCCATGCTACTATGGGAAAACAAAGATCGCTTTCAAGATTGATGCAAAGACAAACCCTAACTGGTTCGCAACTGCAATTGAGTTTGAAGATGGTGATGGTGGACTTAGGTCAGTGGAGATAGCTTCGCCTGGTAGTCAACAGTTTGTTCCAACGAAGAATATTTGGGGTGCGGTTTGGGAAGCCGACGTCAGCCCATCTTTCCATGGCCCATACTCGTTCAGGCTCAAGTCTCCAACCGGCAAGGTAGTGGTAACTTCTAATGTCGTTCTGAATGGCTTTGTACCTGGTCAAACGTATTTCTCAAACGTCAACTTTTAG